From the genome of Haloplanus sp. XH21, one region includes:
- a CDS encoding MFS transporter yields the protein MTEAEQLADEHGVTGTPKRGLIMSTLVFYAGLTTIVFYGAAGPVLEEHLALAGVLHGLLLGSPHLSKAILRIPFGAWVDEVGGRKPLLILMASTIIGTAGLVITLFLTYPENFDMSLYPVLVFFGFLAGAGGATFSAGITQTSYWYPSDKQGFALGAFAGVGNIGPGMVVYVLPVLIGIWGLTMAYSTWLVFLLVVTAIYAVYAVDPYYFQLRKQGKTPEESQEIADDLGQDIFPSGGTWDSLRTSARNRRTWILVFLYTVSFGGGFTSLSAWFPTYWAEFHELTLTTAGLLAGIFIVYGSLIRVPAGSVSDRFGGELVAIISFGVMALGGAIMTFFTGFWPAILGMMVLGTGMGFANAAVFELVPKFVPEAVGGASGWISGIGGGGTLVILPLMGLFVDIYGHIGYARGFAVFVVLSGLCVIVAAALKWLISEPEETADEGALH from the coding sequence ATGACTGAAGCAGAACAACTCGCGGATGAGCACGGTGTTACAGGGACACCCAAACGCGGGCTCATCATGTCCACGCTCGTCTTCTATGCAGGCCTGACCACCATCGTGTTCTACGGGGCGGCAGGGCCAGTCCTCGAAGAACATCTAGCACTTGCCGGAGTCCTTCATGGCCTCTTGCTGGGCTCACCGCACCTCAGCAAGGCGATTCTCAGGATTCCGTTCGGTGCATGGGTGGACGAAGTCGGCGGACGAAAACCGCTGCTCATCCTCATGGCCTCGACGATCATCGGGACAGCAGGCCTGGTCATTACGCTGTTCTTGACCTACCCGGAGAACTTCGACATGAGCCTCTACCCTGTTCTGGTGTTCTTCGGATTCTTGGCGGGTGCAGGTGGGGCGACGTTCTCCGCCGGGATTACACAGACCTCTTACTGGTATCCCAGCGATAAACAGGGGTTCGCGCTCGGCGCGTTCGCCGGCGTCGGCAACATCGGTCCGGGGATGGTCGTCTATGTCTTGCCCGTCCTCATCGGCATCTGGGGGCTGACAATGGCCTACTCGACCTGGTTAGTATTCCTGCTGGTCGTCACCGCTATCTATGCCGTGTACGCGGTCGATCCGTACTATTTCCAGCTCCGCAAGCAGGGCAAAACACCGGAGGAATCACAAGAAATCGCTGACGATCTCGGCCAGGATATCTTCCCGTCGGGTGGGACGTGGGATTCGCTGAGGACATCCGCGAGAAACCGCCGCACGTGGATTCTCGTCTTCCTGTATACGGTCTCCTTCGGCGGAGGGTTCACGTCCCTGTCAGCCTGGTTCCCCACCTACTGGGCGGAGTTCCACGAACTTACGCTCACGACAGCAGGCCTGCTGGCAGGCATCTTCATCGTCTATGGGTCGCTCATCCGAGTTCCTGCCGGGAGTGTCAGTGACCGATTTGGCGGTGAATTAGTTGCCATCATTAGCTTCGGTGTGATGGCCCTCGGCGGTGCAATTATGACCTTCTTCACTGGATTCTGGCCCGCCATCCTCGGTATGATGGTCCTCGGAACGGGGATGGGGTTCGCCAACGCGGCCGTGTTCGAGCTAGTGCCGAAGTTCGTTCCGGAAGCTGTCGGTGGGGCCTCCGGCTGGATCAGTGGAATCGGGGGTGGCGGTACCCTTGTTATCCTCCCATTGATGGGTCTCTTCGTGGATATCTATGGGCACATCGGGTACGCAAGGGGGTTTGCCGTCTTCGTCGTCTTAAGCGGGCTCTGTGTCATCGTCGCAGCCGCGCTCAAGTGGCTGATCTCAGAGCCTGAAGAGACCGCTGACGAGGGAGCTCTCCACTAA
- a CDS encoding IS5 family transposase — protein MTQISRFIGEVVPVAQRVTGDGGESAAPEGGGGFADYALVSLHCLRIYLDSSYRMTIDLLKEMPQIIGEIGLNAADLPAPSTLCKAFDRISMSVCRVLLRQSAQLHDLSEHAAIDATFYDRSPASRHYCQRISYRVQKLKVTKLVDTASQAVLDVHCSTNRKGSDADLAEQIARRNAGDLRSLAADKGYDKQSLREGLRDLGIRPLIKHRIFAAYDHAHNARIDDNRYNQRSMTETVNSAVKRSLGFAVRARSWFREFREIALMCVVYNIKRFVKQ, from the coding sequence ATGACGCAAATCTCCCGCTTCATCGGGGAGGTTGTACCGGTTGCTCAAAGAGTTACTGGCGATGGAGGCGAATCCGCCGCCCCAGAAGGTGGCGGCGGATTCGCCGACTATGCACTCGTTTCCCTTCACTGTCTGCGGATTTACCTCGATTCGTCGTACCGCATGACGATCGACCTGCTCAAAGAGATGCCACAAATAATCGGGGAGATCGGCCTCAACGCGGCCGATCTCCCCGCGCCGTCCACGTTGTGTAAGGCGTTCGACCGGATCAGTATGAGCGTCTGTCGAGTGCTGCTGCGCCAGTCGGCGCAGCTGCACGATCTCTCTGAACACGCCGCGATCGACGCCACGTTCTACGACCGCTCACCAGCCAGCCGCCACTACTGCCAGCGAATCAGCTACCGCGTTCAGAAGCTCAAAGTCACGAAACTCGTCGATACAGCGTCTCAAGCCGTCCTTGACGTCCACTGCTCTACAAATCGGAAAGGGAGCGACGCAGACCTTGCCGAGCAGATCGCCCGCCGAAATGCGGGCGATCTGCGGTCTCTTGCGGCCGATAAAGGCTATGACAAGCAATCGCTTCGTGAAGGATTACGCGACCTCGGGATCAGACCGCTGATCAAACACCGCATCTTCGCAGCGTACGACCACGCACACAACGCCAGAATCGACGATAACCGCTACAATCAGCGCTCTATGACTGAAACTGTGAACTCGGCTGTGAAGCGCTCGCTCGGCTTCGCCGTGCGAGCGCGCTCATGGTTTCGTGAGTTCCGCGAAATCGCGCTGATGTGTGTCGTCTATAACATCAAGCGCTTCGTCAAACAGTGA
- a CDS encoding DUF488 family protein, whose amino-acid sequence MGVVRRPTGWFRTSVNENYPELGPPENLFDEFKQRHEDFKMQGLCDEGAHNAAWVEGGFEDWYRSHLSDTAEAQEAVAELTARLQDGEQLVFVCFENTDQKRCHRTLLKEHLAAQL is encoded by the coding sequence GTGGGAGTCGTCCGGCGGCCAACCGGCTGGTTCCGAACGTCGGTCAACGAGAACTATCCGGAACTCGGTCCTCCCGAGAACCTCTTCGACGAGTTCAAACAACGCCACGAGGACTTCAAGATGCAGGGGTTGTGTGACGAAGGCGCGCATAATGCGGCCTGGGTCGAGGGCGGATTCGAGGACTGGTACCGATCACATCTCTCCGACACTGCGGAGGCGCAAGAGGCAGTCGCCGAACTTACGGCCCGACTGCAAGACGGAGAGCAGCTCGTCTTCGTCTGTTTCGAGAACACCGATCAGAAACGGTGTCACCGAACGCTTCTCAAAGAGCATCTCGCTGCACAGCTGTAG
- a CDS encoding PQQ-binding-like beta-propeller repeat protein: MALARRRVLQAVGTTALTIPAGCSSPRFLGSDDTASEYTLDIESVDASPVAHALYEPRAGTRPVVGTDMVYLGCSGRDHGTLVALRQTDGTDRWSFTDQNSTVYEPALVGDMVYAGSNDNRIYGLC; this comes from the coding sequence GTGGCTCTCGCTCGTCGACGTGTCCTCCAAGCAGTCGGGACGACGGCACTCACCATACCCGCCGGCTGTTCGTCGCCCAGGTTCCTCGGCTCAGACGATACTGCTTCTGAGTACACCCTTGACATCGAATCTGTCGACGCCTCTCCGGTCGCCCACGCGCTCTATGAACCCCGAGCGGGGACGCGCCCAGTCGTGGGGACGGACATGGTGTATCTCGGGTGTAGCGGGCGCGACCATGGAACGCTCGTCGCGCTTCGCCAGACAGACGGGACCGACCGCTGGTCGTTTACGGACCAGAACAGCACCGTGTACGAACCGGCGTTAGTGGGCGATATGGTGTACGCCGGGTCGAACGATAATCGGATTTACGGGCTGTGTTGA
- a CDS encoding DMT family transporter: MSWGVLFVAGLFEIAWAIGLEYSDGLSEPIPTAGTVAALIISMVLLARAVQDLPIGTAYAVWTGIGAVGTASLGIVLFDEPATGLRLLFISVIVFGIVGLHFVSGGH, encoded by the coding sequence ATGTCGTGGGGCGTTCTCTTCGTCGCTGGTCTGTTCGAGATAGCTTGGGCAATCGGTTTGGAGTATTCTGATGGTCTCTCGGAACCGATTCCGACGGCGGGGACAGTCGCTGCGCTCATCATCAGTATGGTGTTGCTCGCGAGAGCAGTTCAGGATCTGCCGATCGGGACTGCGTATGCTGTTTGGACGGGGATCGGCGCCGTGGGCACCGCCTCGCTCGGCATCGTCCTATTCGATGAACCGGCGACTGGTCTCCGACTCCTGTTTATCTCCGTGATCGTCTTCGGGATTGTCGGTCTCCACTTCGTCTCCGGTGGCCACTAA
- a CDS encoding helix-turn-helix domain-containing protein translates to MTDSEYPWRDESLLYELYWEQELSTVKIADKLGCTQQTVSKWMQRFDIPRRDAREAAPNQRRHPAVFTDRGYVICATNYRGTTDSVGIHRLVMVAEHGFDAVADKYVITANQMAA, encoded by the coding sequence ATGACCGATTCAGAGTACCCCTGGCGAGACGAATCGCTCCTCTACGAACTCTACTGGGAACAGGAGTTGAGCACGGTCAAGATCGCGGACAAACTGGGATGTACACAACAGACAGTCTCGAAGTGGATGCAGCGATTCGACATCCCACGTCGAGACGCACGAGAAGCGGCCCCGAACCAGCGACGGCATCCCGCCGTGTTCACCGACCGTGGCTACGTCATCTGCGCCACGAATTATCGTGGGACGACGGACTCCGTCGGAATTCACCGACTCGTAATGGTGGCAGAACACGGGTTCGACGCCGTCGCGGACAAGTATGTGATCACCGCCAATCAGATGGCGGCGTAG
- a CDS encoding type II toxin-antitoxin system RelE family toxin — protein MTEVEWTPKALDLLEGLESEAQERLVKKLDEAKDWTSHRLEKLTGYPYYKLRAGDYRAIITWDQDEDVLIVEAVGHRRNIYDRHLPP, from the coding sequence ATGACTGAGGTCGAGTGGACACCGAAAGCACTCGATTTACTGGAGGGGCTCGAATCGGAAGCGCAAGAGCGGTTGGTGAAGAAACTCGACGAGGCGAAAGACTGGACTTCCCATCGTCTCGAAAAGCTCACCGGGTATCCATACTACAAGCTTCGTGCTGGCGACTACCGTGCGATCATCACGTGGGATCAGGATGAGGACGTCCTGATCGTTGAGGCGGTCGGGCATCGCCGGAATATCTACGATCGCCACCTCCCACCGTAA
- a CDS encoding universal stress protein, with protein MFDRILIPTDGSDPSKPAVEMALDLAEAHDATLHVLYIVDQPTSVSGMGEGFSGLDDLLDALEERGEQATKAVVEQARERDIETTAAVRRGNPHDDILGYAEANDIDIIVMGTHGRTGVKRALLGSVTENVVRHSEIPVLTVHRDPEE; from the coding sequence ATGTTCGACCGAATACTCATCCCGACGGACGGCAGTGATCCATCCAAGCCTGCGGTGGAGATGGCGCTTGACCTTGCTGAAGCGCATGATGCAACGCTCCACGTGCTCTATATCGTTGATCAGCCCACGTCCGTCTCCGGCATGGGAGAGGGATTCTCTGGTCTCGATGACCTTCTGGATGCGCTCGAAGAACGGGGGGAACAGGCAACGAAAGCCGTCGTCGAACAGGCCAGAGAGCGGGATATCGAGACGACAGCAGCGGTCCGTCGAGGAAACCCCCACGACGATATTCTCGGCTACGCGGAAGCCAACGATATCGACATCATCGTCATGGGGACGCACGGACGCACGGGGGTCAAACGAGCCCTCCTCGGAAGCGTCACCGAAAATGTCGTGCGCCACTCCGAGATCCCGGTGTTAACTGTTCACCGAGACCCTGAAGAGTAA
- a CDS encoding HNH endonuclease, with protein MSDGIHRGSSVYQRERDKALQRDDWVCQSCGRAVGHVGDRDVPVAHVHHDTELSDGGVHHVDNLTTLCPECHSDIHGSEVGERGFDEQPYRDEEWLREMYHGEELTQAEIADRAGCHRRTIATWFRRHEIKGRPADQRKKVSNSGPWDDEEVLRELYIEKKQTLSEIADQLGTSEGTVQRRMDDFGIERRDHVEYMRQGPVFLRFDTNGYLRAESAVDGEKDMVYIHQLVAIADGANPRTVFGGEQVHHQNHHRADNRPENLVVLSHEDHLAEHDFHR; from the coding sequence ATGAGTGATGGTATCCACCGCGGGTCGTCCGTATATCAGCGGGAACGAGACAAAGCACTCCAGCGAGATGACTGGGTGTGTCAATCTTGCGGGAGAGCTGTAGGCCATGTCGGAGATCGAGACGTACCGGTGGCACACGTCCACCACGATACAGAGTTATCGGACGGCGGCGTTCACCACGTCGATAATCTCACTACACTCTGTCCGGAATGTCACAGTGACATCCACGGAAGTGAGGTAGGGGAGCGAGGCTTCGACGAGCAACCGTACCGAGACGAGGAGTGGTTACGAGAGATGTACCATGGCGAAGAACTCACACAAGCCGAGATAGCGGACCGAGCCGGGTGCCACCGTCGAACGATAGCGACGTGGTTTCGCAGACACGAGATCAAGGGGCGTCCCGCCGATCAACGCAAGAAAGTGAGCAATAGTGGCCCGTGGGATGACGAGGAAGTTCTGAGAGAATTATACATAGAGAAGAAGCAGACGCTCTCCGAAATTGCAGACCAACTCGGTACTTCAGAAGGGACTGTTCAACGGAGGATGGACGACTTCGGAATTGAACGTCGAGATCATGTGGAGTATATGCGGCAGGGACCGGTGTTTCTCAGATTCGACACAAATGGCTATCTTCGTGCTGAGTCAGCAGTCGACGGCGAGAAGGACATGGTGTACATTCACCAACTCGTAGCAATCGCTGATGGTGCTAATCCACGGACTGTTTTCGGTGGCGAACAGGTCCACCATCAGAACCACCACAGGGCCGATAATAGGCCTGAGAATCTGGTTGTTCTGTCTCACGAGGACCATCTCGCAGAACACGACTTCCACAGATAG
- a CDS encoding response regulator → MDDEPSFGELVADFLGRKDAQIQVTTATSAADGIERLTAGDEVFDCIVSDYDMPGKTGLEFLDEVRDRYPDLPFILFTGKGSEEVASEAISAGATDYLQKRGGTEQYDLLANRVRNVVEQYRSTQERDRVYQALETATQGIGLLDDNGEYIYLNEAYTDLYGYDTEDLIGEHWSRLYPNEEAARFEGLC, encoded by the coding sequence GTGGACGATGAACCCAGCTTCGGGGAACTCGTGGCTGATTTTCTGGGGCGTAAAGACGCTCAAATCCAGGTTACGACAGCAACCAGTGCTGCTGATGGGATAGAACGCCTCACTGCTGGCGACGAGGTCTTCGATTGTATCGTCAGCGATTACGATATGCCGGGCAAAACCGGGCTTGAATTCCTCGATGAAGTTCGAGACCGATATCCGGATCTTCCGTTCATTCTCTTCACCGGGAAGGGGTCCGAGGAAGTCGCGAGTGAGGCGATTTCGGCTGGTGCGACCGACTACCTCCAAAAGCGAGGCGGCACCGAACAGTATGACCTCTTAGCCAACCGTGTTCGAAATGTCGTCGAACAGTATCGGTCGACACAAGAACGCGACCGAGTGTATCAAGCGCTCGAAACAGCCACCCAAGGGATTGGACTCCTTGACGACAACGGCGAGTATATCTATCTGAATGAGGCGTACACCGACCTCTACGGCTACGATACCGAAGATCTCATCGGCGAACACTGGAGTCGGCTATACCCAAACGAGGAGGCAGCTCGGTTTGAAGGGCTGTGTTGA
- a CDS encoding DUF6166 domain-containing protein, with translation MTTAYIGRRRRGELVVTRRPEDTELTPDRSLELVNHSPSGFEVGYRGSGPAQLACALLLDYYDDEQFAREHYIAFRNQVVSQLKCDGAAACWHLTGEEIDAAMATLTDDVVALPDGGRPSPTLPENWRTVSRPDRRLFQRADRDHYIVLGDGSDEWLVVLCSQGDRAYPAPLAHRTVAEEADVEQVIRELAEESNNLIESPEGEY, from the coding sequence ATGACGACTGCATACATCGGCCGACGTCGACGAGGAGAGCTCGTTGTCACTCGCCGTCCCGAGGACACAGAACTCACACCCGACCGTAGTCTCGAACTCGTCAATCACAGTCCGAGTGGGTTCGAGGTCGGGTACCGGGGAAGCGGCCCCGCCCAGCTCGCGTGCGCACTACTGCTCGACTACTACGACGATGAGCAGTTCGCCCGTGAGCACTACATCGCGTTCCGGAATCAGGTGGTCTCGCAGCTGAAGTGTGACGGTGCCGCGGCGTGCTGGCACCTCACCGGCGAAGAGATCGACGCCGCGATGGCGACCCTCACCGACGACGTCGTCGCCCTCCCCGACGGCGGACGGCCGTCGCCGACGCTCCCCGAGAACTGGCGAACCGTCTCCCGTCCGGACCGGCGACTCTTCCAGCGCGCTGATCGCGACCACTATATCGTACTCGGGGATGGAAGCGACGAGTGGCTGGTCGTGCTCTGTAGCCAGGGCGACCGGGCATATCCTGCCCCGCTCGCACATCGGACGGTTGCCGAGGAGGCTGACGTGGAACAGGTAATCCGGGAACTCGCTGAAGAGAGCAACAACCTCATCGAATCCCCGGAGGGGGAGTACTGA
- a CDS encoding ribbon-helix-helix domain-containing protein yields the protein MSTDSDAGGDGEMEKINVRVPQSLLAQVDEVWEERGYANKSEFIRDALRDAVNPPTQLSEEALEHLAESRTQREQGETVSQDDVKDRLGIDD from the coding sequence ATGAGCACTGACAGCGACGCCGGCGGCGACGGCGAAATGGAGAAGATCAACGTCCGGGTGCCACAGTCGCTGCTGGCACAGGTCGACGAGGTCTGGGAGGAGCGTGGCTACGCGAACAAATCCGAGTTCATCCGCGACGCGCTTCGGGACGCTGTCAATCCCCCCACGCAGCTGTCCGAGGAAGCGCTGGAGCATCTGGCCGAGAGCCGCACGCAACGGGAGCAGGGCGAGACAGTGTCGCAGGACGACGTGAAGGACCGCCTGGGTATCGATGACTGA